A stretch of the Elusimicrobiaceae bacterium genome encodes the following:
- a CDS encoding tetratricopeptide repeat protein: MQLRRRVLARVFRAAVLVVFTAAVSAGRAAAGPAEDCLTESVAKQKLEICSKAIASADPNTPKSDIARLYSERSAAETVLGKPDYAIDDINKAITLDPSNATLHMSVGEIYMHLGKYDKALKYLIKAAELKAGSDTAGWALYLKSIYYSMLGRYSLAQSSLKSARQMLPDRYADYETEKAVYSSIKDKKYQTKLLESFEAGKRELSAGQLERAAAFFSESLASNPSLKEASSWLGSVYYDQGDYPRALQALLAVPEAERWNYYIAACQFRTGQYEKALASFRAAAKDGPDKNRGEDNKQEGMKVLTLLTGYFDNVKKGDKAGDQGDTAGALEAYEKARGYLETSEIKALIETQTDILNRKNSQIPGAAAEPEPESSSVLRTAAITVLVLALVILAIVKIKNGIARDRVQRWENFVARVLSLPYRDAFSLYCDYKDRNPYDAPRLARRMIEFVANSCDFELVKVFAAEFEEEDRNRFIAASAAAFIRQGGFANCIDALGLINEIPFEQWDDGAVFIFVNAHVLCDPVLFDKSSGDMRDIWAPGIMPEAYFLLARVYARRGEMGFALRVMEHLPQYSWSDPHWLLYLRSMFAAGGIAKIELNHVPDEYKIIVVEELFKAGLLKRVANHLNDLSRQRWRPEYFFYMFFISLKGKFDESWEYYNLFSESFPVGKFSRVHYMFALLCEHLGKHEKALSIYESFISAKKYYKDMNQRARMIREKKISELSSAAEQLRRILPASVFAGG, encoded by the coding sequence ATGCAGCTTCGCCGTCGCGTTCTGGCGCGGGTTTTTCGTGCAGCCGTATTGGTGGTTTTTACGGCTGCGGTGTCGGCCGGGCGCGCGGCTGCCGGGCCGGCGGAAGACTGCCTTACGGAAAGCGTAGCGAAACAGAAACTGGAAATATGCTCAAAAGCGATCGCTTCTGCGGATCCCAATACGCCCAAATCGGATATTGCGCGCCTTTATTCCGAACGGTCAGCCGCCGAAACTGTTTTGGGCAAGCCGGATTATGCCATTGACGATATTAACAAGGCGATCACGCTTGATCCGTCCAATGCCACGCTGCACATGTCGGTCGGCGAAATCTACATGCATCTGGGCAAATATGACAAGGCGCTTAAATACCTGATCAAAGCCGCCGAGCTGAAAGCCGGCTCGGACACTGCCGGCTGGGCGCTGTACCTGAAATCCATCTATTATTCCATGCTGGGCCGTTACAGTCTGGCCCAATCGTCGCTTAAATCCGCCCGTCAGATGCTGCCTGACCGGTATGCCGACTATGAAACCGAGAAAGCCGTTTATTCCAGCATAAAGGACAAAAAATACCAGACCAAACTGCTGGAAAGTTTTGAGGCGGGCAAGCGCGAACTGTCAGCCGGGCAGCTGGAACGCGCGGCGGCTTTTTTCAGCGAGTCGCTCGCGTCCAATCCGTCGCTTAAGGAAGCCTCTTCCTGGCTGGGTTCGGTTTATTATGACCAGGGCGACTATCCCCGGGCTTTGCAGGCGCTGCTTGCCGTGCCGGAAGCGGAGCGCTGGAACTATTATATAGCGGCCTGCCAGTTCAGGACGGGGCAGTACGAGAAAGCGCTGGCTTCGTTCCGCGCCGCCGCGAAGGACGGGCCGGATAAAAACCGCGGCGAGGACAACAAGCAGGAAGGCATGAAAGTGCTGACCCTGCTGACCGGGTATTTTGACAATGTCAAAAAAGGCGACAAAGCCGGTGATCAGGGCGACACCGCCGGCGCGCTTGAAGCCTATGAGAAAGCCCGCGGCTACCTCGAAACATCGGAGATCAAAGCGCTTATTGAAACCCAGACCGATATCCTCAACCGGAAAAATTCGCAGATTCCCGGCGCCGCCGCGGAGCCGGAACCGGAAAGCTCGTCGGTTCTGCGCACGGCCGCAATAACTGTTCTGGTGCTTGCTCTGGTAATTCTTGCCATCGTGAAAATCAAAAACGGCATTGCGCGCGACCGGGTGCAGCGCTGGGAAAATTTTGTTGCGCGGGTGCTCTCGCTGCCGTATCGGGACGCATTCTCGCTTTACTGCGATTATAAAGACCGCAATCCTTATGATGCGCCGCGCCTTGCCCGCCGGATGATCGAGTTTGTCGCCAATTCCTGCGATTTTGAGCTGGTCAAGGTTTTCGCCGCTGAATTTGAGGAGGAGGACCGCAACCGGTTTATCGCGGCTTCCGCCGCGGCTTTCATACGGCAGGGCGGTTTTGCCAACTGCATTGACGCGCTGGGCCTGATCAATGAAATTCCTTTTGAGCAGTGGGATGACGGCGCGGTTTTCATCTTCGTCAACGCGCATGTGCTGTGCGATCCGGTGCTGTTTGACAAGTCGTCCGGCGATATGCGCGACATCTGGGCGCCCGGCATCATGCCGGAGGCGTATTTCCTGCTCGCGCGGGTCTACGCGCGCAGAGGCGAGATGGGGTTTGCTTTGAGGGTGATGGAGCATCTGCCGCAATACAGCTGGTCCGATCCGCACTGGCTGCTGTATCTGAGGAGCATGTTCGCGGCGGGCGGGATCGCCAAAATAGAGCTCAATCATGTGCCTGACGAATACAAGATCATTGTGGTTGAGGAACTGTTCAAGGCCGGCCTGCTCAAGCGGGTTGCCAACCATTTGAACGATCTGTCGCGCCAGCGCTGGCGGCCTGAATACTTCTTTTATATGTTTTTCATAAGCCTCAAAGGCAAATTCGACGAATCGTGGGAGTATTACAATTTGTTTTCCGAATCGTTTCCTGTAGGGAAGTTCAGCCGGGTGCACTATATGTTCGCGCTTTTATGCGAGCATCTGGGGAAGCATGAAAAAGCGCTTTCCATTTATGAAAGTTTCATCAGCGCGAAGAAGTATTACAAGGATATGAACCAAAGGGCCCGGATGATCCGGGAAAAGAAGATTTCCGAGCTGTCGTCCGCCGCCGAACAGCTGCGGCGTATTCTGCCCGCTTCGGTTTTTGCGGGCGGTTGA
- a CDS encoding class II fructose-1,6-bisphosphate aldolase yields MENSVSYKDLGFVNTREMFDKAMKGGYAIPAYNFNNMEQLQAILTACVKSGSPVILQVSKGAREYANSTLLRWMGRGGVEMAGELAKAEGKNAVPVALHLDHGDTFEICKECIDNGFSSVMIDGSHLSYEENIAVTKKVVEYARPRGVTVEGELGVLAGIEDEVHAEHSNYTDPAQVEDFVKRTGVDSLAISIGTSHGAYKFKVKPGESVPPLRFDILEEVERRIPGFPIVLHGSSSVPAEYIEMINKYGGKMEAAVGIPEEQLRRAAKSAVCKINIDSDGRLVMTAAIRKVFVEKPGEFDPRKYLGPARAELVKMYMAKNENVLGSAGRV; encoded by the coding sequence ATGGAAAACAGCGTCAGCTATAAGGATCTTGGTTTTGTAAACACCAGGGAGATGTTTGATAAGGCCATGAAAGGCGGCTACGCGATACCCGCTTACAATTTCAATAATATGGAGCAGCTGCAGGCTATTCTTACCGCCTGCGTTAAAAGCGGTTCGCCGGTAATTTTGCAGGTTTCCAAAGGCGCGCGGGAATACGCGAATTCAACGCTTCTGCGCTGGATGGGCCGCGGCGGCGTGGAAATGGCGGGCGAACTTGCCAAAGCCGAAGGCAAAAATGCGGTTCCGGTCGCGCTGCATCTGGATCACGGCGACACTTTCGAAATCTGCAAGGAATGCATTGATAACGGGTTTTCCTCGGTTATGATTGACGGTTCGCATCTGTCTTATGAGGAAAATATCGCGGTGACGAAAAAAGTTGTGGAATACGCGCGTCCGCGCGGCGTAACGGTGGAGGGGGAACTGGGTGTGCTTGCCGGCATCGAGGACGAAGTTCACGCGGAACATTCCAACTATACCGATCCCGCGCAGGTGGAGGACTTCGTAAAGCGCACCGGCGTGGATTCGCTGGCCATTTCCATAGGCACAAGTCACGGCGCGTATAAATTCAAGGTCAAGCCTGGCGAGAGCGTGCCGCCTCTGCGGTTTGATATTCTTGAGGAAGTGGAACGCCGGATTCCGGGGTTTCCGATTGTGCTGCACGGTTCGTCCAGCGTGCCGGCGGAATATATCGAGATGATCAATAAATACGGCGGCAAGATGGAGGCCGCGGTCGGCATTCCCGAGGAGCAGCTGCGCAGGGCGGCCAAGTCGGCCGTCTGCAAGATCAACATTGATTCAGACGGGCGGCTGGTGATGACGGCCGCCATCCGTAAAGTTTTTGTGGAAAAGCCGGGCGAATTCGATCCGCGCAAGTATCTTGGCCCGGCGCGCGCCGAACTGGTGAAGATGTATATGGCCAAGAATGAAAACGTGCTGGGCAGCGCCGGCCGGGTTTAG